One genomic region from Gemmatimonadota bacterium encodes:
- the secF gene encoding protein translocase subunit SecF, with translation MLRIFHNTHYDFIRWWRVAVGLTVAFIAIGIGSLAIKGVNYSIEFTGGTLKQLQFKTPVDPGQIRSAMDRAGFRDAEIQQFGTPRDFTLRVAGAQDVAQQAAGAELVSKRVDSVLFDKFGQANVTVLRTEAIGPRVGDELKRNALIAILLSFVITLVYLAIRFEWRFGLAAIIATGHDVFTTLAFVKVMHLEVSLTVVAGLLTVLGYSLNDTIIIFDRVREDLRKGRKETLYDTLNRAINETLPRSILTHATTAAATLALLLFAGEVIRPFAWVMLFGIVTGTFSSVYIAGPVLIWIERKYPRNVPATAWKGSSTATPTSRTKPSAATATR, from the coding sequence ATGCTGCGAATCTTTCATAACACTCATTACGATTTCATTCGCTGGTGGCGCGTCGCCGTCGGTCTCACAGTCGCATTCATCGCGATCGGAATCGGCTCCCTTGCGATCAAGGGCGTGAACTACAGCATCGAGTTCACAGGCGGCACGCTCAAGCAGCTTCAGTTCAAGACTCCCGTCGATCCGGGACAGATCCGGTCGGCCATGGATCGCGCCGGCTTCAGGGACGCCGAAATCCAGCAGTTCGGCACGCCGCGCGACTTCACGCTTCGCGTCGCGGGCGCGCAGGATGTCGCCCAGCAGGCGGCGGGCGCCGAGCTGGTGTCCAAGCGCGTCGACAGCGTCCTGTTCGATAAATTCGGCCAGGCAAATGTGACGGTGCTTCGCACCGAAGCCATCGGACCCCGCGTTGGAGATGAGCTCAAGCGCAATGCGCTCATCGCCATCCTCCTGTCCTTCGTCATTACCCTGGTCTACCTTGCAATCCGTTTCGAGTGGCGGTTCGGCCTCGCAGCGATCATTGCGACTGGCCACGATGTGTTCACCACGCTTGCGTTCGTCAAGGTCATGCACCTCGAGGTCTCGCTCACAGTCGTCGCCGGCCTGCTGACGGTGCTCGGATATTCGCTGAACGACACGATCATCATCTTCGATCGCGTGCGTGAAGACCTCCGCAAGGGCCGCAAGGAAACGCTGTACGACACGCTCAACCGCGCGATCAACGAAACGCTGCCACGCTCGATCCTGACGCACGCGACCACGGCCGCGGCAACTCTTGCGCTTCTGCTCTTCGCGGGTGAAGTCATCCGGCCGTTCGCCTGGGTCATGCTCTTCGGAATCGTGACCGGAACCTTCAGCTCCGTGTACATCGCCGGCCCGGTGCTCATCTGGATCGAGCGCAAGTATCCTCGTAACGTCCCGGCAACCGCATGGAAAGGTTCTTCGACAGCCACGCCCACCTCGCGGACGAAGCCTTCGGCGGCGACCGCGACGCGGTAA
- the truB gene encoding tRNA pseudouridine(55) synthase TruB, whose product MNGDDGDVSGLLLVDKPAGITSHDVVDIARRAYGERSIGHLGTLDPFATGLLVLLLGRATRLATFIDNEPKVYDATIRFGEETDTGDPTGDVIRTAPLPSRDAVLSAIPSLTGVIPQVPPEFSAKKVQGAPAYRAARAGASVVLAPSPVTVHEWQIASHTDDELNVSIICGGGTYVRALARDLGRACGSAAHLTSLRRTRSGEFDVIDAATIDDLRASPKPTVRRLRVIAE is encoded by the coding sequence GTGAACGGTGACGACGGCGACGTATCTGGTCTGCTGCTCGTCGACAAACCAGCTGGAATCACGTCACATGACGTCGTCGACATCGCGCGCCGCGCATACGGCGAACGCAGCATCGGCCACCTCGGCACCCTCGATCCGTTCGCCACTGGACTGCTCGTCCTTCTGCTCGGTCGCGCCACACGCCTGGCGACCTTCATCGACAACGAGCCCAAAGTTTACGATGCTACGATCCGTTTCGGCGAGGAGACCGACACCGGTGATCCGACCGGCGACGTGATTCGCACAGCACCTCTCCCGTCCCGTGACGCTGTCCTGTCGGCGATTCCATCGCTCACCGGCGTCATACCGCAGGTCCCGCCGGAGTTCTCGGCAAAGAAGGTGCAGGGCGCACCGGCGTATCGTGCGGCCCGTGCCGGTGCGAGCGTCGTGCTCGCCCCGTCTCCCGTCACGGTGCACGAGTGGCAGATCGCGTCGCACACCGACGACGAGCTGAACGTCTCCATTATCTGCGGCGGCGGCACATATGTGCGCGCGCTCGCCCGCGACCTCGGCCGTGCATGCGGCAGCGCAGCGCATCTCACCTCGCTGCGTCGAACGCGCAGCGGCGAGTTCGATGTCATCGACGCCGCAACGATCGACGATCTTCGCGCCAGTCCGAAGCCGACGGTACGCAGGCTCAGGGTGATCGCCGAGTGA
- the infB gene encoding translation initiation factor IF-2 — translation MSKLRVTDMAGEFGIPADEVINLLRQMDIPVRSHVSPLTDDQVARARARWEREKRARSAAPAPAAGARRRRGSAAAAEVPAPEPEPAPAVRRRRAAEVVHEPEVVAAPPAPAPTPAPVEKAAEPEPVQPARVRRPAPVVEPVAEAKPAPVVEQPVKPTPVAPVQQVQKPAEPATPPREVTPPPVAAAPQAERPAQAPVPAERPELQTAHSAPTPATHRPQTARPDRPRPTPLPPLQPRASATPPRPLTPGGPRPRPGSSSNQRQGSGPPNARPTASAASTSVPGTPSRESRPRPTGDRAPARQDDRSRGRGRGRRVDQEAVSANIFKTMTSMRGSSRKGAPRRDETVSREEVEAQRKAAVEKERKTVRVNEFVTVAELAQQLKVPGNQIVGFAFKNLGLMVSINQRLDFGQIELIAGEFGFQAVLEDEYAADTESLLEKDAAEDLIPRPPVITIMGHVDHGKTSLLDHIRKAHVVAGESGGITQHIGAYHVTLPGDRAITFLDTPGHQAFTAMRARGAQVTDIVVLVVAADDQVMPQTIEAISHAKNAGVPMIVAINKIDLPGANPMKVKQDLLQHGVVLEEFGGTTLASEISAKTGQNVPALLDQLVLQAEILDLKANPDRRAVGSVIEAQLDPGKGPVATVLVQNGTLHVGDDFICGMYSGRVRALLDERGRNQKSAGPAIPVQVLGIGGVPMAGDQFLAVEDATASREIAQRRQRLDREARSRRTMKGSVSLEDFMSQTAPGQARALRIVIKADQGGPAEALADALGQLSTAEVTVEVIHRGVGAITESDILLARASGAIIVGFHVRPDNNARNAAEREGVEIKLYKIIYEAVEDVKLALEGMLRPEEREVVLGDAQVREVFKVSRIGVIAGCSVRNGIINRTGRVRVIRDGVEMYDGVIGSLRRFKDDVREVREGFECGIGIENFNDIKVGDILECYTKEQVARTLASSAAAS, via the coding sequence GTGAGTAAGTTGCGCGTAACGGACATGGCTGGTGAATTCGGGATTCCCGCTGACGAGGTGATCAACCTCCTGCGTCAGATGGATATCCCAGTACGCAGTCACGTGAGTCCGCTAACCGACGATCAGGTCGCGCGAGCTCGTGCGCGCTGGGAGCGTGAAAAGCGCGCCCGGTCCGCCGCGCCCGCACCTGCCGCCGGTGCCAGACGTCGCCGCGGTTCTGCCGCTGCGGCCGAAGTCCCTGCGCCTGAACCCGAGCCAGCTCCTGCGGTTCGTCGTCGTCGCGCCGCCGAAGTCGTGCACGAGCCGGAAGTTGTGGCCGCCCCCCCAGCGCCCGCGCCGACGCCGGCTCCGGTCGAGAAGGCCGCGGAGCCGGAGCCGGTTCAGCCTGCTCGCGTGCGCCGCCCAGCACCTGTCGTCGAGCCAGTGGCCGAGGCCAAGCCTGCGCCGGTGGTCGAACAGCCGGTCAAGCCAACCCCGGTCGCGCCGGTCCAGCAGGTACAGAAGCCCGCCGAGCCTGCGACTCCGCCACGCGAAGTCACTCCGCCGCCAGTAGCTGCCGCGCCACAGGCGGAGCGACCGGCGCAAGCACCGGTGCCGGCAGAACGCCCCGAACTCCAGACCGCGCATTCAGCGCCGACGCCAGCAACGCATCGTCCGCAGACTGCACGGCCCGACCGTCCGCGGCCGACGCCTCTGCCGCCGCTTCAACCGCGTGCCAGCGCCACCCCTCCGCGTCCACTGACGCCGGGTGGTCCGCGGCCGCGCCCGGGTAGCTCGAGCAATCAGCGCCAGGGCTCAGGACCGCCGAATGCGCGTCCGACAGCCTCCGCTGCTTCCACCAGCGTTCCGGGTACACCGTCGCGCGAGAGTCGTCCACGTCCTACGGGCGATCGTGCACCTGCACGCCAGGATGACCGCTCGCGTGGACGCGGTCGCGGTCGCCGCGTGGATCAGGAAGCGGTATCGGCCAACATCTTCAAGACGATGACATCCATGCGCGGAAGCTCGCGCAAGGGCGCGCCACGCCGCGATGAAACTGTATCGCGCGAAGAAGTGGAGGCGCAGCGCAAGGCCGCTGTCGAGAAGGAAAGGAAAACGGTCCGCGTCAACGAGTTCGTTACCGTGGCAGAGCTTGCTCAGCAGCTCAAGGTCCCCGGTAACCAGATCGTTGGCTTCGCCTTCAAGAACCTCGGCCTCATGGTCTCGATCAATCAGCGACTCGACTTCGGTCAGATCGAATTGATCGCTGGCGAATTTGGATTCCAAGCCGTGCTCGAGGACGAGTACGCCGCGGATACCGAATCACTGCTCGAGAAGGACGCCGCGGAAGATCTCATTCCCCGTCCGCCGGTCATCACCATCATGGGTCACGTCGACCATGGTAAGACGTCGCTGCTCGATCACATTCGCAAGGCGCACGTCGTCGCGGGCGAGTCGGGCGGTATCACGCAGCACATCGGTGCGTATCACGTGACGCTTCCGGGCGACCGCGCGATCACGTTCCTCGATACCCCTGGTCACCAGGCATTTACAGCCATGCGTGCGCGCGGTGCTCAGGTAACTGACATCGTGGTTCTCGTTGTCGCTGCGGATGATCAGGTGATGCCGCAGACGATCGAGGCAATCTCGCACGCCAAGAACGCCGGCGTTCCGATGATCGTCGCGATCAACAAGATCGATCTGCCGGGCGCAAACCCGATGAAGGTCAAGCAGGACCTCCTGCAGCACGGTGTCGTGCTCGAGGAGTTTGGTGGAACAACGCTCGCCAGCGAGATCTCGGCGAAGACAGGCCAGAACGTGCCGGCGCTTCTCGATCAGCTCGTACTGCAGGCCGAGATTCTCGACCTCAAGGCGAACCCGGACCGTCGTGCAGTTGGCTCTGTCATCGAAGCGCAGCTGGATCCGGGCAAGGGTCCCGTTGCAACCGTTCTCGTGCAGAACGGCACCCTGCACGTCGGCGATGACTTCATCTGCGGCATGTATTCAGGTCGCGTTCGTGCGTTGCTCGACGAGCGCGGTCGCAACCAGAAGAGTGCCGGGCCTGCAATTCCGGTTCAGGTGCTCGGCATCGGCGGTGTTCCAATGGCCGGCGATCAGTTCCTCGCAGTCGAGGATGCAACCGCGTCGCGCGAGATCGCGCAGCGTCGTCAGCGGCTCGACCGCGAGGCGCGCAGCCGTCGCACGATGAAGGGCAGCGTCTCGCTCGAAGACTTCATGTCGCAGACGGCGCCAGGTCAGGCGCGCGCTCTCCGCATCGTCATCAAGGCGGACCAGGGCGGTCCGGCGGAAGCACTCGCCGACGCGTTGGGCCAGCTGTCGACGGCCGAAGTCACGGTCGAGGTCATCCATCGCGGTGTCGGTGCAATTACCGAGAGCGACATTCTGCTCGCACGTGCATCGGGCGCGATCATCGTGGGCTTCCACGTGCGGCCGGACAACAATGCACGCAACGCCGCCGAGCGGGAAGGCGTCGAGATCAAGCTGTACAAGATCATCTACGAAGCCGTCGAGGACGTCAAGCTTGCGCTCGAAGGCATGCTTCGTCCCGAAGAGCGCGAAGTGGTGCTCGGCGACGCGCAGGTCCGCGAGGTGTTCAAGGTCTCGCGCATCGGCGTCATCGCCGGTTGCAGCGTGCGGAATGGAATCATCAACCGCACGGGCCGTGTGCGTGTCATTCGCGATGGCGTCGAGATGTACGACGGTGTCATCGGCTCGTTGCGCCGCTTCAAGGACGACGTGCGTGAAGTGCGCGAGGGCTTCGAGTGCGGTATCGGCATCGAGAACTTCAACGACATCAAGGTCGGCGACATTCTCGAGTGCTACACCAAGGAACAGGTCGCGCGCACGCTTGCGTCGAGCGCCGCGGCATCGTGA
- the secD gene encoding protein translocase subunit SecD, whose amino-acid sequence MSLKYRILLILALIAVSAWALFPRTVTERVKRNGVYVVDTVQRVPLKRGLDLQGGMHLALEIDDSKQKVADKSDAIDRALKVVRTRIDQFGVSEPLVQKAGADRIIVELPGIDDPQRAMDVVQKSAFLQFEITDKTGALEKALPRLDAAVKSLGSTAALKGVAAPATTQTDSAKNALQGLFSKDTAKKAPGDTTKKDTAAVAGGAFSKLVQQGQMPGEYYVAQNDVPALQRYLSLPSVQAAIPPGKVIRWSSDTTSLGSRTYRAMYLLDARPIITGDYLTDAKPTQSPTEGTVVQFTLNNEGGRRFRNETSKHIGDYMAIVLDSLVMGRPPVIQGAIGTQGQITLGGRDLQAAQDLALVLRAGSLPVPLKIDEVRNIGPSLGADSIHASIQAGAIALCLVVVIMIGYYRFSGLLAVFGLAIYTLCTLAALAGFDATLTLPGLAGFVLSIGMAVDANVLIFERIREELDHGKSTRLSIDEGFRHALPAIIDSNVSAALTAAVLYQFGTGPVRGFAVTLLAGIAASMVTAIFVVRTFYIIWLTRNTDQKALSI is encoded by the coding sequence ATGTCTCTCAAATACCGCATCCTCCTCATTCTCGCGCTGATCGCCGTGTCGGCGTGGGCGTTGTTCCCGCGCACCGTGACCGAGCGAGTCAAGCGCAATGGCGTCTACGTCGTCGACACCGTTCAGCGTGTCCCCCTCAAGCGCGGCCTCGATCTTCAGGGCGGAATGCACCTCGCTCTCGAGATCGATGACTCCAAGCAGAAGGTGGCCGACAAGAGCGACGCCATCGACCGCGCGCTCAAGGTCGTGCGCACCCGTATCGATCAGTTCGGCGTGTCCGAGCCGCTCGTACAGAAGGCCGGCGCCGACCGCATCATTGTGGAGCTTCCCGGAATAGATGATCCGCAGCGCGCAATGGACGTCGTGCAGAAGTCGGCGTTCCTGCAGTTCGAGATAACAGACAAGACTGGAGCGCTCGAGAAGGCACTTCCGCGACTGGATGCCGCGGTGAAGAGTCTTGGCTCGACCGCTGCGCTGAAGGGCGTTGCCGCGCCAGCGACGACGCAGACGGATAGCGCCAAGAATGCTCTGCAGGGCCTGTTCTCCAAGGACACCGCGAAGAAGGCGCCGGGCGACACGACGAAGAAGGACACCGCGGCGGTTGCGGGCGGCGCGTTCTCGAAGCTGGTCCAGCAAGGCCAGATGCCCGGCGAGTACTATGTTGCGCAGAACGACGTGCCAGCGCTTCAGCGCTACCTGTCGCTTCCCTCGGTCCAGGCCGCGATCCCTCCCGGCAAGGTCATTCGCTGGTCCAGCGACACCACGTCGCTTGGCTCGCGTACCTATCGCGCCATGTATCTGCTCGACGCGCGGCCGATCATCACTGGCGATTATCTGACCGATGCGAAGCCCACTCAGTCGCCGACCGAAGGAACGGTTGTCCAGTTCACGCTGAACAACGAAGGCGGTCGTCGCTTTCGCAACGAGACGTCCAAGCACATCGGCGATTACATGGCCATCGTGCTCGACAGTCTCGTGATGGGGCGTCCGCCGGTCATCCAGGGAGCCATCGGCACCCAGGGACAGATCACACTCGGCGGTCGCGACCTCCAGGCAGCACAGGATCTCGCCCTCGTTCTGCGCGCCGGTTCGCTTCCCGTTCCGCTCAAGATCGACGAGGTCCGGAACATCGGTCCGAGCCTCGGCGCGGACTCGATTCACGCGAGTATTCAGGCCGGCGCCATCGCGCTCTGCCTCGTGGTGGTGATCATGATCGGTTACTACCGTTTCTCGGGCCTGCTCGCAGTCTTCGGTCTCGCGATCTACACCCTCTGCACGCTCGCCGCGCTCGCAGGTTTCGATGCAACTCTGACGTTGCCTGGACTCGCTGGCTTCGTTCTGTCGATTGGAATGGCGGTCGACGCCAACGTGCTGATATTCGAGCGCATACGTGAGGAGCTCGACCACGGCAAGTCAACACGATTGTCAATCGACGAGGGCTTCCGTCATGCACTGCCGGCCATCATCGACTCGAACGTTTCAGCGGCGCTCACCGCCGCAGTTCTGTATCAATTCGGAACCGGACCTGTTCGCGGCTTCGCTGTCACCCTGCTCGCTGGTATCGCCGCCTCCATGGTAACTGCGATATTCGTGGTGCGGACTTTCTACATCATCTGGCTCACCCGCAACACCGACCAGAAGGCACTGAGCATCTAA
- the rbfA gene encoding 30S ribosome-binding factor RbfA, translating into MPRDNRRAERVAAAIREEVASYLTSGSRDPRISGMVTVTGVDVTSDLRRARVYVSVMDTNGTDPVAILNQVGHRLRGEIGRALRLRLAPELDFQIDETAARASRIESLLAQIKAEDSNRER; encoded by the coding sequence ATGCCTCGCGACAATCGCCGCGCTGAGCGCGTAGCCGCCGCCATTCGTGAGGAGGTCGCATCCTATCTCACGAGTGGCTCACGTGATCCTCGCATCAGTGGGATGGTCACGGTCACCGGCGTGGATGTCACGTCGGATCTCAGGCGCGCGCGAGTCTATGTCAGCGTCATGGACACCAACGGCACCGATCCGGTCGCGATTCTCAATCAGGTCGGCCACCGACTGCGCGGCGAGATCGGTCGCGCGCTGCGGCTGAGGCTTGCCCCCGAGCTCGATTTCCAGATCGACGAGACTGCGGCCCGGGCGTCGCGCATCGAGTCGCTCCTGGCACAGATCAAGGCGGAAGACTCGAACCGTGAACGGTGA
- a CDS encoding ribosomal L7Ae/L30e/S12e/Gadd45 family protein, whose protein sequence is MDDKAALRLIGLGARGRLVVVGVDRTRDAVFKGTLRLAIVAADASPNSRDKIVPLLQGRSITMIETASADELGRAVGRTTTAVVGVLDAKLARGVRATYRGQGELGE, encoded by the coding sequence ATGGACGATAAAGCCGCTCTGCGACTGATCGGCCTTGGCGCGCGTGGCAGACTGGTCGTGGTAGGCGTTGATAGAACGAGGGATGCGGTCTTCAAGGGGACTCTTCGGCTGGCGATTGTCGCAGCTGATGCGTCGCCTAATAGCCGCGACAAGATCGTCCCGCTCCTCCAGGGGCGGAGTATTACTATGATTGAAACAGCCTCGGCCGATGAACTCGGCAGGGCTGTTGGACGCACGACGACGGCCGTCGTCGGCGTCCTGGATGCCAAGTTGGCACGTGGCGTGAGAGCCACGTACCGGGGACAGGGAGAACTGGGTGAGTAA
- a CDS encoding bifunctional riboflavin kinase/FAD synthetase has translation MSAARIVRDGAHLPPEVKGAAVTVGTFDGVHRGHLDVISRLVAAAKSEGLHSVAITFEPHPLDVVNPAAAPPLLTVGEEKLDALARTGLDHVVVLQFTHELASLSATEFVDQVLRDDFRMKHLLIGHDHGFGRERAGNAAVLQALGASRGFTVDVVDPVAAEDGRWISSTAIRRAVAGGDLPRAAELLGRPYSISGVVIPGAARGRALGFPTLNLSQPSSRKLLPPDGVYAVRVVTPTGTYGGMMNLGPRPTFGDHERSIEAYLFDVSGDFYGQPVRIDVLKRLRDTRAFPTADALVQQIKLDESDARSALTVASSQGNLKG, from the coding sequence GTGAGTGCAGCGCGGATAGTTCGCGACGGCGCGCATCTGCCGCCGGAAGTGAAGGGAGCCGCGGTGACCGTTGGCACCTTTGACGGCGTGCATCGCGGACATCTGGATGTGATCTCGCGCCTCGTCGCCGCGGCGAAGAGTGAAGGACTGCACAGCGTTGCCATAACATTCGAGCCACATCCTCTCGACGTCGTCAATCCCGCCGCCGCGCCGCCGCTTCTGACCGTCGGTGAGGAGAAGCTGGACGCGCTCGCGCGGACCGGTCTGGATCACGTAGTGGTGCTCCAATTCACCCACGAGCTCGCGTCACTCAGTGCGACCGAATTCGTGGACCAGGTGCTGCGCGATGACTTCCGCATGAAGCACCTACTCATCGGCCACGACCACGGCTTCGGTCGCGAGCGAGCGGGGAACGCAGCGGTGCTTCAGGCACTCGGTGCGAGCCGCGGCTTTACCGTCGACGTCGTGGATCCGGTCGCCGCCGAAGACGGACGCTGGATCTCCTCGACTGCGATACGGCGCGCTGTAGCCGGTGGCGACCTTCCGCGTGCAGCGGAGTTGCTCGGACGGCCGTACTCGATCAGTGGGGTCGTCATTCCCGGGGCTGCCAGAGGGCGCGCGCTGGGCTTTCCGACTCTCAACCTCTCGCAGCCTTCGTCGCGCAAGCTGCTGCCGCCCGATGGCGTTTACGCGGTCCGTGTCGTCACCCCCACGGGGACATACGGCGGGATGATGAATCTGGGCCCACGGCCAACTTTCGGTGACCACGAACGGTCGATCGAGGCGTATCTCTTCGACGTTTCTGGCGACTTTTACGGACAGCCCGTGCGGATTGATGTTCTGAAGCGTCTGAGGGACACGCGTGCCTTTCCGACGGCCGATGCGCTGGTGCAGCAGATCAAGCTGGATGAGTCCGATGCGCGGTCCGCGTTGACCGTGGCGTCGTCTCAGGGTAACCTTAAGGGCTAA